One segment of Leptospiraceae bacterium DNA contains the following:
- the gltB gene encoding glutamate synthase large subunit yields MQNNEEFSASSLPKAQGLYDPAYEKDACGVGFVAHIKGTRSRDILDKGIRLMCNLEHRGAEGAEPKTGDGAGIKISIPDKFFRKVLPFTLPPEGEYAVGMLFLPQDPLIREAVETIIEKVIIDEGDYCLGFRDVPVNPEVVGTVARKTIPVFRQVFVGKGKNTEAGDGFERKLFLIRRIIDRRFRTEYKLDRSQYYVPSFSSRTIVYKGMLLGNQVKPFYLDLSSPEMESSFCLTHTRFSTNTFPTWDLAHPYRLIAHNGEINTLQGNINWMAARQMVMESPYYGPELKRMLPIIMEGQSDTATFDTVLELLCLGGRSLPHAVMMMIPEAWSKNVDMDPDRRAFYEYHATLMEPWDGPAAIAFCDGKVIGATLDRNGLRPARYKITKDDLVILSSEAGVLNTEPDMVLKQGRLRPGRMLLIDLEKGQVLDDEAIKREICTQKPYRKWVEENMVRLNQLPDVKGVKKEEDHAAIIEGMRAFGYTTEDLLNTMKPMAVNGEEATGSMGGDVSLPVLSDKPQPLFRYFKQNFAQVTNPPIDPIREELVMELTTYIGPEGNLLGETPEHCHRLELEHPVLTNDELEKIKQISQGVLKAMTFEILFDPNKKHDMRHSLDKVCQKVADSVRQGCNLIIISDRGVSKDRAAIPSLLAVSGIHHYLIRAGLRTKTGLILESGEPREVAHFALLCGYGANAINPYLAFEAINDSIRGGLFNEIPDYKTAQKNFIKAIGKGLFKVFSKMGISTLQSYCGAQIFEAIGLDLELISTYFTGTATRIGGLSLEMLEEETVRRHMDAYDPTFFPGTLDPGGIHYYRKTGDPHLFNALTIHKLQQATITGDYKVFKEFSKLIDEQKEKSITLRSLFQIDEKKCNPIPLEEVEPVSEIVRRFQTGAMSFGSISHEAHSTLAIAMNRIGAKSNTGEGGEDEERFKTLPNGDSMRSAIKQVASARFGVTTNYLVNSDDIQIKMAQGAKPGEGGQLPGHKVDKNIAKLRFSTPGVTLISPPPHHDIYSIEDLKQLIFDLKNVNPRSRVSVKLVSEVGVGTVAAGVAKAHADHILIAGHDGGTGASPLSSIHYAGTPWEIGLAETHQTLVINGLRDRVYLAVDGKIMTGKDVVIGALLGAEEFGFSTSALVTIGCVMMRKCHLNTCPVGIATQDEHLRTKFTGKPENVINFMQFIAEEVREIMAMMGFRTFPEMIGQVQMIRFDRPKNHWKARGLDFSKVLAKPKPAHFPTEMYRTKEQNHGLDKQMDNEIIRKSRAAIDYKQKVKFDMKIINLNLSVGTMLAGEVARKYGDLGLPEDTIDITFKGNAGQSFGAFITNGITLRLIGDSNDYVGKGLCGGKIIVSAPLNAAYDPTENIIVGNTCFYGATKGTAFISGFGGERFAVRNSGANIVVEGIGDHGCEYMTGGSVIVLGKTGRNFGAGMSGGIGYIWDQDGSFASNVNMQMVELEKLTDPEEIAKIFKLITMQKEYTNSKRATEILANWKVEVDKFVKVMPTDYKKALLKLKEEAANNVSAREARHG; encoded by the coding sequence ATGCAAAATAACGAAGAATTTTCCGCTTCCTCTCTGCCCAAAGCACAGGGTCTGTATGATCCAGCTTACGAAAAGGATGCCTGCGGGGTAGGTTTTGTTGCCCATATAAAAGGCACACGTTCTAGGGATATACTAGATAAGGGGATTCGCCTAATGTGTAACCTAGAGCATCGTGGTGCTGAAGGTGCGGAGCCAAAAACTGGGGATGGAGCTGGAATCAAAATTTCCATTCCAGATAAATTTTTTCGCAAAGTTCTTCCATTTACCCTTCCTCCTGAAGGAGAATACGCTGTCGGAATGCTTTTTCTCCCACAAGATCCACTTATTCGAGAGGCAGTTGAAACAATTATTGAAAAAGTAATCATTGATGAAGGGGATTATTGTTTAGGTTTTAGAGATGTTCCCGTAAACCCAGAAGTTGTTGGAACCGTTGCTAGGAAAACAATTCCGGTTTTTAGACAAGTATTTGTAGGTAAGGGAAAAAACACAGAAGCAGGAGATGGTTTCGAAAGAAAATTATTCTTAATTCGTCGTATTATAGACAGAAGATTTAGAACGGAATACAAACTTGATAGAAGTCAGTACTATGTTCCTAGTTTTTCCTCTCGTACAATTGTATATAAAGGAATGTTGTTAGGGAATCAAGTAAAGCCATTTTACTTGGATCTAAGCTCGCCTGAAATGGAAAGTTCCTTTTGTTTAACGCATACTCGATTTTCTACCAATACTTTTCCAACTTGGGATTTGGCTCATCCCTATAGATTGATTGCGCATAATGGAGAAATCAATACGCTTCAAGGAAATATCAATTGGATGGCAGCAAGACAAATGGTAATGGAGTCCCCATACTATGGCCCTGAACTCAAAAGAATGCTTCCAATTATTATGGAAGGACAAAGTGATACTGCAACATTTGATACTGTTTTAGAATTGTTATGTTTAGGGGGAAGAAGCCTTCCTCATGCAGTGATGATGATGATCCCTGAGGCTTGGTCTAAAAACGTTGACATGGATCCGGATAGAAGGGCTTTTTACGAATACCATGCTACTCTTATGGAACCTTGGGATGGTCCTGCGGCTATCGCATTTTGCGATGGAAAAGTGATTGGTGCCACTCTAGATAGAAACGGTCTTCGTCCGGCACGGTATAAAATTACAAAAGATGATCTTGTAATTCTTAGTTCCGAGGCAGGAGTATTAAATACAGAACCTGACATGGTTCTAAAACAAGGTAGACTTCGTCCTGGTAGAATGCTTCTAATTGATTTAGAAAAGGGACAAGTATTAGACGATGAAGCAATAAAACGAGAAATCTGCACCCAAAAACCATATCGTAAATGGGTAGAGGAAAACATGGTTCGCCTCAATCAACTTCCAGATGTGAAAGGTGTAAAAAAAGAAGAAGACCATGCAGCAATCATCGAAGGGATGAGAGCTTTTGGTTATACTACGGAAGATTTACTGAACACAATGAAGCCTATGGCGGTTAACGGAGAAGAAGCAACTGGTTCAATGGGAGGAGATGTAAGTTTACCGGTATTATCCGATAAACCGCAACCACTCTTTCGTTATTTTAAACAAAACTTTGCACAGGTAACAAATCCTCCGATCGATCCTATCCGAGAAGAGCTTGTAATGGAACTTACTACCTATATAGGTCCGGAAGGAAATTTACTTGGGGAAACTCCTGAACATTGTCATAGATTGGAATTAGAACATCCTGTTTTAACAAATGACGAATTAGAAAAAATCAAACAAATTAGCCAAGGTGTTTTAAAGGCTATGACATTTGAAATTCTATTTGATCCGAACAAAAAACACGATATGCGACATTCATTAGATAAAGTTTGTCAGAAAGTAGCAGATTCAGTAAGGCAGGGATGTAATTTGATTATCATCTCTGATAGAGGTGTTTCCAAGGATAGAGCAGCGATTCCAAGTTTGTTAGCTGTTTCTGGAATTCATCATTATTTGATTCGGGCTGGACTTCGAACAAAAACAGGATTAATTTTAGAGTCTGGTGAACCAAGGGAAGTTGCTCATTTTGCTCTTCTCTGTGGATACGGGGCTAATGCCATTAATCCGTATTTGGCTTTTGAAGCAATCAATGATTCTATTCGAGGTGGACTGTTTAATGAAATACCTGATTATAAAACTGCACAGAAAAACTTTATCAAAGCGATTGGAAAAGGTTTATTCAAAGTATTTAGTAAAATGGGAATCTCTACACTACAATCGTATTGTGGTGCACAAATTTTTGAAGCAATTGGTTTAGACTTAGAATTAATTAGCACATACTTTACTGGAACTGCAACTCGAATTGGCGGGCTTAGTCTCGAAATGTTAGAAGAGGAAACTGTTCGTCGACATATGGATGCATATGATCCTACTTTCTTTCCTGGAACTTTAGATCCAGGTGGAATTCATTATTATAGAAAAACGGGTGACCCACATCTTTTTAATGCGCTTACTATTCACAAATTGCAACAAGCAACAATCACTGGTGATTATAAAGTATTTAAAGAATTCTCAAAGTTAATAGATGAACAAAAAGAAAAATCCATAACATTACGCAGTCTATTTCAAATCGACGAAAAAAAATGCAACCCAATCCCATTGGAAGAAGTGGAACCTGTTTCAGAAATTGTAAGAAGATTTCAAACGGGAGCTATGAGTTTTGGTTCTATTTCGCATGAAGCGCATAGTACTCTTGCGATCGCTATGAACCGAATTGGAGCAAAATCAAATACAGGTGAAGGTGGAGAAGACGAAGAAAGATTTAAAACTCTCCCAAATGGGGACAGTATGAGATCTGCCATTAAACAAGTTGCTTCTGCTCGATTTGGGGTAACAACGAATTACCTCGTAAATTCGGATGATATCCAAATTAAAATGGCACAAGGTGCAAAACCGGGAGAAGGTGGACAGTTACCAGGTCATAAGGTAGATAAAAATATTGCTAAATTACGATTTAGTACACCTGGGGTTACTCTTATTTCGCCCCCACCGCATCACGATATTTATTCTATAGAAGACTTAAAACAGCTTATATTTGATTTAAAAAATGTAAATCCTAGATCTAGAGTCAGTGTAAAATTAGTGTCAGAAGTAGGGGTTGGAACTGTGGCTGCGGGTGTTGCTAAAGCACACGCTGATCATATTTTAATTGCTGGTCATGATGGTGGAACGGGAGCTAGTCCTCTTTCTTCTATTCACTATGCCGGTACACCTTGGGAAATTGGGCTTGCCGAAACTCATCAAACGTTAGTTATCAATGGTCTTAGAGACAGAGTTTACTTGGCAGTAGACGGAAAGATTATGACCGGCAAAGACGTAGTAATCGGTGCATTACTAGGAGCAGAAGAATTTGGATTTTCTACTTCTGCCTTAGTGACTATCGGTTGTGTTATGATGCGTAAATGCCATTTGAATACTTGCCCTGTCGGAATTGCAACACAAGACGAACACCTCCGTACTAAGTTTACTGGAAAACCTGAAAATGTAATAAACTTCATGCAATTTATAGCAGAAGAAGTAAGAGAAATCATGGCAATGATGGGATTTAGAACTTTCCCTGAAATGATTGGTCAAGTACAAATGATTCGATTTGATAGACCTAAAAATCATTGGAAAGCTCGTGGACTTGATTTTTCAAAAGTTTTAGCAAAACCTAAACCGGCACATTTTCCAACCGAAATGTATCGCACAAAAGAACAAAACCACGGTTTAGATAAACAAATGGATAACGAAATCATTCGTAAGTCTAGAGCGGCTATCGATTACAAACAGAAAGTAAAGTTTGATATGAAAATCATTAACTTAAATCTTTCTGTAGGCACAATGTTAGCAGGTGAGGTCGCACGAAAATACGGAGACTTAGGATTGCCTGAAGATACGATAGACATTACATTCAAAGGAAATGCAGGGCAAAGTTTTGGAGCCTTCATTACCAATGGAATCACTCTTCGTTTGATTGGAGATTCAAATGATTATGTAGGGAAAGGGCTTTGTGGTGGTAAAATAATAGTATCCGCTCCACTTAATGCTGCGTATGATCCAACTGAAAATATTATCGTTGGAAATACCTGTTTTTATGGGGCAACGAAGGGAACTGCATTTATCAGCGGTTTCGGTGGGGAAAGATTTGCAGTTAGAAACTCTGGCGCAAACATTGTAGTTGAAGGCATTGGTGATCACGGATGTGAGTATATGACAGGTGGATCAGTTATCGTTTTAGGTAAAACTGGAAGAAATTTTGGAGCTGGTATGTCTGGGGGAATTGGATATATTTGGGATCAAGATGGAAGTTTTGCGTCTAACGTTAATATGCAAATGGTTGAGTTAGAAAAATTAACTGACCCAGAAGAAATCGCTAAGATTTTTAAACTAATCACAATGCAGAAAGAATACACAAATTCCAAAAGAGCTACGGAAATTTTGGCAAATTGGAAAGTAGAAGTAGATAAATTTGTCAAAGTAATGCCGACAGATTATAAAAAAGCTTTGTTAAAATTAAAAGAAGAAGCGGCTAATAATGTTAGTGCACGGGAGGCGCGTCATGGGTAA
- a CDS encoding glutamate synthase subunit beta translates to MGKPTGFVEYQREGLKYEPKEKRIQNYNEFEKPFEESVAKVQAARCMDCGIPFCHGDTGCPVDNLIPEFNDFIYKGKWKEAVENLHSTNNFPEFTGRLCPAPCEGACTVGLIDKPVSIKAIERTIIDRAFEEGWVVPLPPIFKSGKKVVVVGSGPAGLAAAQQLARAGHEVTVFEKADRIGGLLRYGIPDFKMEKWLIDRRVKQMEAEGVVFKTNVHVGKDISAKDLLNQFDSVVLAMGSERPRDLSVPGRELNGIYYAMDFLTFNNKKVAGDNTDYISAKDKHVIVIGGGDTGSDCVGTSNRHGAKSVTQIELFPEPPKDRDPSTPWPLYPKMLRTSSSQEEGNVVRKWSINTLGFRGNDKGEVTAIRGNEVRMENGKFEPIPGTEFEWPADLVFLAMGFIHPVKEDLISQLQEAGLELDKAGNVKASFGTKEGAFATSVPKVFACGDVRRGQSLIVWAISEGRKCADQVNKYLLAI, encoded by the coding sequence ATGGGTAAACCTACAGGATTTGTTGAATACCAAAGAGAAGGGCTAAAATATGAGCCTAAAGAAAAGAGAATTCAAAACTACAACGAATTTGAAAAACCCTTTGAAGAAAGTGTAGCAAAAGTCCAAGCCGCAAGATGTATGGATTGCGGAATTCCTTTTTGTCATGGGGATACTGGTTGTCCTGTTGATAATTTAATTCCTGAATTCAATGATTTTATCTACAAAGGCAAATGGAAAGAAGCCGTAGAAAATCTCCATAGTACAAATAATTTTCCTGAATTTACTGGAAGACTTTGCCCGGCACCTTGTGAAGGGGCATGCACTGTTGGACTCATTGATAAACCTGTTTCCATAAAAGCAATTGAAAGAACTATAATTGATAGAGCTTTTGAAGAAGGCTGGGTTGTACCGCTTCCGCCTATTTTTAAGTCTGGAAAAAAAGTAGTTGTAGTTGGATCTGGTCCAGCTGGACTTGCGGCTGCTCAACAGTTGGCGCGTGCAGGGCATGAAGTTACTGTATTTGAAAAAGCCGATAGAATTGGTGGACTATTACGATATGGCATCCCTGATTTTAAAATGGAAAAATGGCTCATCGATAGAAGAGTCAAACAAATGGAAGCTGAAGGTGTGGTTTTTAAAACGAATGTTCATGTAGGAAAAGATATTTCTGCAAAGGACTTACTGAATCAATTTGATAGCGTTGTACTTGCGATGGGTTCGGAAAGACCGAGAGATTTAAGTGTCCCCGGTCGTGAATTGAATGGTATTTACTATGCAATGGATTTTTTAACCTTCAATAACAAAAAAGTTGCTGGGGATAATACTGATTATATCTCTGCGAAAGATAAACATGTAATTGTTATTGGTGGAGGGGATACTGGATCTGATTGTGTTGGAACATCCAATCGTCACGGAGCAAAGTCTGTTACACAAATTGAACTTTTTCCTGAGCCTCCTAAGGATAGAGATCCTTCTACGCCTTGGCCACTTTATCCAAAAATGTTAAGGACTTCTTCTAGCCAAGAAGAAGGAAATGTAGTTAGAAAATGGTCTATTAACACTCTGGGATTTCGAGGAAACGATAAAGGGGAAGTAACCGCTATTCGTGGAAATGAAGTTCGAATGGAAAATGGGAAATTTGAACCTATTCCAGGAACTGAGTTTGAATGGCCGGCTGATTTAGTATTTTTAGCTATGGGTTTCATACATCCTGTTAAAGAAGATTTAATTTCCCAATTGCAGGAAGCGGGGCTAGAATTAGATAAAGCAGGGAATGTTAAGGCAAGTTTTGGAACTAAAGAAGGTGCATTCGCTACTTCTGTTCCTAAAGTATTTGCTTGTGGAGACGTTAGACGAGGACAGTCACTTATAGTCTGGGCAATTTCAGAGGGTAGAAAATGTGCAGACCAGGTGAATAAATATTTATTAGCGATTTAA
- a CDS encoding DUF4163 domain-containing protein, with protein MHIIQNKKRLFVCLFLFVTLSICSQSKEPLSVVTKSLNKQDKNCTYKIQYPILKLGKNSHYNVNYIKSIGKILIDDFTKLEGYENEFECNKKDKNAPAFSLSVSFEVKLMNESMLSIYSYSSSFTEGSAHPNNIYKVYNFDLTTGNEISFESLFKKDSKYLIPLHKYMAENLVKNQIITDKEEFIAAKKNKYDFYLSIEGIHIINLFDIYVLQATEVMVPYDKMKKYLDSEKTLKFIK; from the coding sequence ATGCATATTATACAAAATAAAAAAAGATTATTTGTTTGTTTGTTCTTATTTGTTACTCTTAGCATTTGTTCTCAATCAAAGGAGCCACTTAGTGTAGTTACTAAATCACTAAATAAACAGGATAAAAATTGCACTTATAAAATCCAATATCCAATTCTAAAATTAGGTAAAAACTCACACTATAATGTAAATTATATCAAATCTATCGGAAAAATACTAATTGATGATTTTACGAAATTAGAAGGGTATGAAAACGAATTTGAATGCAATAAAAAAGATAAAAATGCTCCCGCCTTTTCTTTAAGTGTAAGTTTTGAAGTCAAACTTATGAATGAATCTATGCTCAGTATTTATTCCTATTCTTCAAGTTTTACGGAGGGAAGTGCTCATCCAAATAATATATACAAAGTATATAATTTTGATTTAACTACTGGAAATGAAATTTCATTCGAAAGTCTTTTTAAAAAAGATTCTAAATATCTAATTCCTCTGCATAAATACATGGCTGAAAATCTTGTTAAAAATCAAATAATTACGGATAAAGAAGAATTTATTGCTGCCAAAAAAAATAAATATGATTTTTATCTTTCGATAGAAGGAATACATATAATCAATCTTTTTGATATATATGTATTGCAAGCGACCGAAGTTATGGTGCCATATGATAAAATGAAAAAATACTTGGATAGCGAAAAAACACTTAAATTTATTAAATGA
- a CDS encoding DUF1186 domain-containing protein, with product MKKLEILEKLQLPGRQISRKTLLEIQRNPEEFKDDLLEILNREAANPQNPASRDEYNHWLYAIYLLAEFRDKRAYKPIVDLFSRNGNFLNPLTGDVVLQNLGQILSSVANGDSSLIKELIENDSNNEYCRAAGIEALVIMVEVGEISREDLFHYFNDLFKKLERKPIFPWSVLAQSSVLLFKKSFLKEVKQAFNNDLIDEIYIDREEIDAYLANPDLSQLTLVRKKYGIIIDAVDALEWWTNLKEEL from the coding sequence ATGAAAAAATTAGAAATATTAGAAAAATTACAGCTTCCTGGTCGGCAAATTAGTCGAAAAACATTGCTTGAAATACAGCGAAATCCGGAAGAATTTAAAGACGATTTATTAGAAATTCTGAATAGAGAAGCGGCTAATCCACAAAATCCGGCAAGTCGCGATGAATATAATCATTGGTTATATGCGATTTATCTCTTGGCTGAATTTAGGGATAAGAGGGCTTATAAACCGATTGTAGATCTATTTTCACGCAATGGAAATTTTTTAAATCCATTAACAGGTGACGTTGTTCTACAGAATTTAGGACAGATTTTATCTTCAGTGGCTAATGGAGATAGTTCTCTTATTAAAGAACTAATTGAGAACGATTCAAATAACGAGTATTGCCGTGCTGCTGGAATTGAAGCCTTAGTTATTATGGTAGAAGTTGGGGAAATTTCCCGTGAGGATTTATTTCACTATTTTAATGATTTGTTTAAAAAATTAGAAAGAAAACCTATATTTCCTTGGAGTGTTTTGGCACAGTCTTCTGTTTTACTTTTTAAAAAATCATTTTTGAAAGAAGTAAAACAAGCATTTAACAATGACTTAATAGATGAAATTTATATAGACAGAGAAGAAATAGATGCATACTTGGCTAATCCGGATTTATCGCAACTAACTCTTGTCAGAAAAAAGTATGGAATTATTATAGATGCAGTTGATGCACTGGAATGGTGGACGAATTTAAAAGAGGAACTATGA